The following coding sequences lie in one Deltaproteobacteria bacterium genomic window:
- a CDS encoding DUF362 domain-containing protein: MGKKQKVLIMRCDTYDPDKIAGIVREGMEELDARPTGKILLKPNVVIAEPKRFPNAFTRKEFLDGTLAAVKAVAADAGEIAVGERSGITLPTRWTFKNAGYPEVLKKHGVKAHYFDEARQVPVEIDGPAALRKTLFVPKPVAEADFLINLPKFKAHPWCRLTLSLKNFIGIQDDRHRLVDHNLFLEHKIADLQSVIQPKFIAVDAIVAGQKMMLTPTPFDMGAIVMGTNSCAVDTVGCHMVHVNPEDLIHLKYTSERGFGPMHLDEIDVAGDFPLASVQEKTKNFEFCMEHIDSYFQDGGNLRCTVGAFPEKHSPDYCWGGCPGALQEAMHIFRAYYPDVTSRMQKVHYVVGRVEGPLDVKEDERVLFVGDCTSWEGKINGEKVVIESSYKPPADVDERKTKSNDMVAKTMKTLWHCFNNRNKKYMHAKGCTVSVGDHVHYLSAIGKIPNVNFDPSMAVGLNGAYWNMRAHRAVNRLF, from the coding sequence ATGGGAAAAAAGCAAAAAGTTCTCATCATGAGATGCGACACGTACGACCCGGACAAAATTGCAGGTATCGTCAGAGAAGGGATGGAGGAACTGGACGCCAGGCCCACCGGCAAAATTCTTCTGAAACCGAATGTCGTTATCGCCGAACCGAAACGGTTTCCCAACGCCTTCACGAGGAAAGAGTTTCTGGACGGGACCCTTGCGGCCGTTAAGGCGGTGGCCGCCGATGCCGGTGAAATCGCCGTGGGGGAGCGGTCGGGCATCACCCTGCCGACGCGATGGACCTTTAAGAATGCGGGCTATCCCGAGGTCCTGAAAAAACACGGGGTCAAGGCCCATTACTTCGATGAGGCCCGGCAAGTCCCCGTAGAAATCGACGGACCCGCCGCGCTGAGAAAAACCCTGTTCGTTCCGAAGCCGGTAGCCGAGGCGGATTTTCTGATAAACCTCCCCAAGTTCAAGGCGCACCCCTGGTGCCGGCTGACACTGAGTTTGAAAAATTTTATCGGCATTCAGGACGACCGTCACCGGCTCGTGGATCACAATCTTTTCCTCGAACACAAGATAGCGGACCTGCAGTCGGTCATTCAGCCCAAATTTATTGCCGTGGATGCTATCGTCGCCGGGCAGAAAATGATGCTGACGCCGACCCCGTTCGATATGGGCGCCATTGTCATGGGGACCAATTCCTGTGCCGTCGATACGGTGGGCTGCCATATGGTGCATGTGAATCCCGAAGACCTGATCCATCTAAAGTATACTTCGGAAAGGGGGTTCGGGCCGATGCATCTGGATGAGATCGACGTTGCCGGGGATTTTCCGCTCGCATCCGTTCAGGAAAAAACAAAAAATTTCGAATTTTGCATGGAGCACATAGACAGCTATTTTCAAGACGGCGGCAATCTGCGTTGCACCGTGGGGGCATTCCCCGAAAAGCACTCCCCGGATTATTGCTGGGGAGGGTGCCCCGGCGCCCTCCAGGAGGCGATGCACATTTTCAGGGCTTACTATCCGGATGTAACCAGTCGCATGCAGAAAGTCCATTATGTCGTCGGCAGGGTGGAGGGGCCTCTGGATGTAAAGGAAGATGAGAGGGTTCTGTTTGTGGGCGACTGCACCAGCTGGGAGGGGAAGATCAACGGTGAAAAGGTCGTCATAGAGAGCAGTTACAAACCGCCTGCGGATGTCGATGAGCGCAAGACAAAATCCAACGACATGGTGGCAAAAACAATGAAAACGTTGTGGCATTGTTTCAACAACAGAAATAAAAAATATATGCACGCCAAGGGATGCACCGTTTCGGTCGGGGATCACGTCCACTATTTATCGGCGATTGGCAAGATTCCCAATGTCAATTTTGACCCCAGCATGGCGGTAGGGCTCAATGGGGCTTATTGGAATATGCGGGCGCATCGCGCCGTCAATCGGCTGTTTTGA
- a CDS encoding FAD-dependent oxidoreductase codes for MKFVIIGGDAAGMSAASRAKRHQPDMDVTVLEQTDDVSYSACGMPYNIAEADREIDELVVRKAQVFRDKQGIDLLTGHRVEAIDAGRKTVAGRTASGEAFRFSYDKLLIATGGSPVLPDIPGIGLPGVTALKSLGDGRRIKKYLAAHPVKRAVIVGMGYVGLEMAEALRSRSIDVDMVKPGPVLLPWMATELSDTVKKELEDNRVGLYAGHAVERIESVDKRLAVHCAGQTLEADLVLIAIGITPNSGIAVAAGLATGPKGAITVDRAMRTSDEHIYAAGDCADAYNVVNNERVWVPLALRANRAGWAVADNVCGKAVELPGIAGTAVFKVFDLQVARTGLTPDEAAASGFDPVGAVIRARSRAHAHPGSCTITTHMLADKQSGRLLGTQMVGKEGVAHRINAVAVALYNRMTVADFAQTDLAYAPPFGPTWDPMLTTANQLLKKL; via the coding sequence ATGAAATTCGTCATTATCGGGGGAGATGCCGCCGGCATGAGCGCGGCCAGCCGCGCCAAGCGGCATCAACCGGACATGGACGTCACGGTTCTGGAACAGACCGACGACGTCTCCTACAGCGCCTGCGGCATGCCCTACAACATTGCCGAAGCCGACCGGGAGATCGATGAGCTCGTTGTACGCAAAGCCCAGGTATTCAGGGACAAGCAGGGTATCGACCTCTTGACGGGGCATCGCGTGGAAGCCATCGACGCCGGCCGCAAAACCGTTGCCGGCCGCACTGCTTCGGGCGAGGCGTTCCGGTTTTCGTATGACAAACTGCTGATCGCCACCGGCGGCTCGCCCGTCCTGCCCGACATCCCCGGAATCGGCCTGCCGGGCGTCACGGCCCTAAAAAGCCTGGGGGACGGCCGGAGGATAAAAAAATACCTCGCCGCCCATCCGGTAAAAAGGGCCGTAATCGTCGGCATGGGGTATGTGGGGCTGGAAATGGCCGAAGCCCTGCGCAGCCGCTCCATCGACGTGGACATGGTCAAACCCGGACCGGTTCTTTTGCCGTGGATGGCAACGGAACTGTCCGATACCGTCAAAAAGGAGCTGGAAGACAACCGGGTGGGCCTATATGCCGGGCATGCCGTCGAACGGATAGAGTCTGTCGACAAACGCCTCGCCGTGCATTGCGCCGGTCAAACGCTCGAGGCGGACCTCGTGCTCATAGCTATCGGCATCACGCCCAACAGCGGCATCGCCGTTGCCGCGGGGTTGGCCACCGGGCCCAAAGGCGCCATCACCGTGGACAGGGCCATGCGGACGTCCGACGAACACATCTACGCCGCCGGCGACTGCGCCGATGCCTACAACGTCGTCAACAACGAGAGGGTGTGGGTCCCATTGGCCCTTCGCGCCAACCGCGCCGGATGGGCCGTGGCCGACAACGTCTGCGGCAAGGCCGTCGAACTCCCGGGCATCGCCGGAACGGCGGTATTCAAGGTGTTTGACCTCCAGGTCGCCCGGACAGGCCTGACTCCGGACGAAGCCGCAGCATCCGGCTTCGATCCCGTGGGGGCGGTCATCCGCGCCCGCTCACGCGCCCATGCCCATCCGGGGTCCTGCACCATAACCACCCACATGCTTGCAGACAAACAATCCGGACGGCTGCTGGGTACGCAGATGGTGGGAAAAGAAGGGGTGGCCCACCGCATCAACGCCGTGGCCGTTGCCTTGTACAACCGCATGACGGTCGCGGACTTCGCCCAGACGGACCTGGCTTACGCGCCGCCCTTCGGCCCAACCTGGGATCCTATGCTGACCACGGCCAATCAGCTGCTCAAGAAGCTTTAA
- a CDS encoding methylenetetrahydrofolate reductase, whose protein sequence is MSTEGNGFKSGSNLEKVLRAGHFAFTGELGPPRGNAVEEVVEKAKHLKGVVDAVNITDNQTAMVRMSSWAASLLILKEGLEPNFQMVCRDRNRLAMQADILGATALGIKNMLCLSGDHQKFGDHPDSKGVFDIDSIQLIGMVKKMRDEGLFLSGAELVGAPKMFIGAAANPFADPFEWRVHRLAKKIAAGVDFIQTQCIYNMDKFRKWVQQANDMGLTEKVYILAGVTPMKSVGMAKYMKNKVPGMDVPDEVIKRLQGAGKGKVAAEGIKMACEQIEEFKEMKGVHGVHLMAIEWEHKVPEIAEQAKVLPRPEV, encoded by the coding sequence ATGAGCACAGAGGGAAATGGATTTAAATCAGGCAGTAACCTGGAAAAAGTTCTGCGAGCCGGCCACTTTGCTTTTACGGGTGAATTGGGTCCCCCCCGGGGCAATGCCGTCGAGGAGGTTGTCGAAAAAGCCAAACACCTCAAAGGCGTGGTGGATGCGGTTAACATCACCGACAACCAGACCGCCATGGTGCGAATGTCCAGCTGGGCCGCCAGCCTTTTGATCCTGAAAGAAGGGTTGGAACCCAATTTTCAGATGGTCTGCCGGGACCGGAACCGCCTTGCCATGCAGGCCGACATCCTGGGTGCCACGGCGTTGGGCATCAAAAACATGCTCTGCCTCTCGGGTGACCACCAGAAGTTCGGGGACCACCCCGATTCCAAGGGCGTCTTCGACATCGATTCCATTCAGCTGATCGGCATGGTGAAAAAGATGCGCGACGAGGGGTTGTTCCTGAGCGGCGCCGAACTGGTGGGCGCACCTAAAATGTTCATCGGTGCCGCCGCCAATCCGTTTGCCGACCCGTTCGAATGGCGCGTTCATCGGCTGGCGAAAAAGATCGCTGCCGGCGTCGATTTCATTCAGACCCAGTGCATCTACAACATGGATAAATTTCGTAAATGGGTTCAGCAGGCCAACGACATGGGCCTGACTGAAAAGGTTTATATTCTCGCGGGCGTCACGCCCATGAAGAGCGTGGGTATGGCCAAGTACATGAAAAACAAGGTGCCGGGCATGGATGTGCCCGACGAGGTCATAAAAAGGCTGCAGGGGGCCGGAAAGGGCAAGGTCGCCGCCGAGGGCATCAAAATGGCCTGCGAGCAGATCGAGGAGTTCAAGGAAATGAAGGGGGTTCACGGCGTACACCTGATGGCCATCGAGTGGGAACACAAGGTCCCCGAGATCGCCGAACAGGCCAAGGTGCTGCCCCGGCCGGAGGTGTAA
- a CDS encoding methylenetetrahydrofolate reductase C-terminal domain-containing protein, translated as MIVAKRKPFDEIKEYIKDCKKVLVAGCGTCVAVCLAGGEKEVDILNTELDMARKLDDNPLETGTITIERQCDVEYLEGLDDLVKDYEAILSMACGVGIQFLAERFPEIPVYPAVDTTGMSANLAVGWYEERCRSCGECVLGLTGGICPVTMCAKGLYNGPCGGTNNGSCEIDDEQPCAWFKIYERLSAQDRLDNILKIKNPVGWHDQVPRTLIQPGYKKPEKVAEK; from the coding sequence ATGATAGTTGCCAAAAGAAAACCCTTTGACGAAATCAAAGAATATATCAAGGACTGCAAGAAGGTCCTGGTGGCCGGGTGCGGCACCTGTGTGGCGGTCTGTCTGGCCGGCGGTGAAAAGGAGGTCGACATTCTCAACACCGAGCTGGACATGGCCCGGAAGCTGGACGACAACCCCCTGGAAACCGGCACGATTACCATCGAGCGCCAATGCGACGTGGAATACCTCGAAGGGCTGGACGACCTGGTGAAGGACTACGAAGCCATATTGTCCATGGCCTGCGGAGTGGGCATCCAGTTTCTGGCCGAACGCTTCCCGGAAATCCCGGTTTATCCGGCGGTCGACACCACGGGCATGTCGGCTAATCTGGCCGTGGGGTGGTATGAGGAGCGTTGCCGCTCCTGCGGCGAATGTGTGCTGGGCCTCACCGGCGGCATCTGCCCGGTCACCATGTGCGCCAAGGGCCTTTACAACGGGCCCTGCGGTGGAACCAACAACGGCAGCTGTGAAATTGACGATGAGCAGCCCTGTGCCTGGTTCAAAATATACGAACGACTGTCCGCCCAGGATCGGTTGGACAACATTCTGAAAATAAAAAATCCGGTGGGCTGGCATGACCAGGTTCCGCGCACGCTGATTCAGCCGGGGTACAAAAAACCGGAAAAAGTCGCTGAAAAATAG